In one window of Nothobranchius furzeri strain GRZ-AD chromosome 11, NfurGRZ-RIMD1, whole genome shotgun sequence DNA:
- the LOC139073140 gene encoding MAM and LDL-receptor class A domain-containing protein 1-like isoform X2, with amino-acid sequence MLGSIHAELLITVALVFLAHLGTKCRAAGDISSTLHEWSGKSAYVVQCFSNQQMTCDWTSSQRTVLGGVINTLESHPLDLKGEYCLEFWYLIPVASQGSELRALIKSSTGFVEIWTSPALPRDAWKQVSVSLTASEPGIQIVFEAVPPMFLDWTTMRQMTVRSGLCVNAVEVLTTPTPKIQQPDQTLCPLNCDFDVNICGWEQLIENNFDWTRHSGPTNPNLAGLNNDHTTGAGFYMHIEGDGITHGDSARLRSSVCHYNGPLCLHFWYYVYSSTSSVALSSYLLQNDRAMKLWSVTNNQGSEWHLANVDVKVSSPFQIIIEGIKGSDALSDIAVDDISITLGSCSDANQAANSYPLTTAEVHYSHSICSLDCSFTNDLCTWSQMTTDAFEWTRSNGSSTALAFPADTGDDHFLHIESISATWGDAARLISSECSDTGTHCLQFWYNMHGSASTVGLYIYLLQNGAADLVWKSNIQDNMWHLTQVDLDTTQVFKVMIEGLKGSDEQSDVAIDEVKLKSGPCSGLSEHTENTATTILPTVERPTAPEVTPVSTTSMVSPIAHVTNKIPEPPVLQAVTEKPLITVPNSTTTVPVVHPIFNTTVESLNKTDGCNLDCDFDTNLCQWSQLLTDVFDWKRHSGPTSTSKTGPTSDHTTGGGHYLYIESQNTTLGDTARLISSECSIAGPHCLQFWYHMYGSANTMGLHVYLLQNSVANTIWRKRNNQGDLWRLAQVDLNTPQQFQLIIEGRRGSNEQSDVAIDDVKLYSRSCSGPGGHLSPHPTRPDLMTSAPLTVSTTMVPKTPLIPVTNKAPEPTVLKVVTETMMPVLNATTQAPPAVQPVLNATTQAPPAVQPVLNATTQAPPAVQPVLNATTQAPPAVQPVLNATTQAPPAVQPVLNATTQAPPAVQPVLNATTQAPPAVQPVLNATTQAPPAVQPVLNATTQAPPAVQPVLNATTQAPPAVQPVLNATTQAPPAVQPVLNATTQAPPAVQPVLNATTQAPPAVQPVLNATTQAPPAVQPVLNATTQAPPAVQPVLNATTQAPPAVQPVLNATTQAPPAVQPVLNATTQAPPAVQPVLNATTMLPVQNYGCNLDCDFDTNFCQWSQLLTVFDWKRHSGPISTTGPTSDHTTGGGHYLYIESQNTTLGDTARLISSECSITGPHCLQFWYYMYGSANTMGLHVYLLHNGVANAIWEKGSNQGNLWLLAQVDLNTPQQFQLIIEGRRGSNEQSDVAIDDVKLYSRSCSGPNGNLSSHPTRPDLMTSAPLTVSTTVVPKTPLLPVTNKAPEPTVLKVVTETLMPVLNATTQAPPAVQPVLNATTQAPPAVQPVLNATTQAPPAVQPVLNATTQAPPAVQPVLNATTQAPESYGCNLDCDFDTNLCQWSQLLTDVFDWKRRSGPTTSKTGPTSDHATGGGHYLYIESQNTTLGNTARLISSECSITGPHCLQFWYHMYGSANTMGLQVYLLQNSVANTIWRKRNNQGDLWRLAHVDLNMRGQFQLIIEGRRGSSEQSDVAIDDLKLSIGSCSGQNFAPSPTQPELPTSASLTVLVPTTVDAKPPMLTEANEAPKPTALQVVTETPWITVGTTTTQVPVGHPGLNASTATPAGHPGLNASTATPAGHPGLNASTATPAGHPGLNASTATPAGHPGLNASTATPAGHPGLNASTATPAGHPGLNASTATPAGHPGLNASTATPAGHPGLNASTATPAGHPGLNASTATPAGHPGLNASTATPAGHPGLNASTATPAGHPGLNASTATPAGHPGLNASTATPAGHPGLNASTATPAGHPGLNASTATPAGHPGLNASTATPAGHPGLNASTATPSELPGCLLDCNFDINFCQWSQLLNVFDWERYTGSPTKNFSPLSDHRTEGHIYIKTNKTTVGETSRLISTKCSNTGPQCLQFLYHMHGSSDTMGLQVYLLQDSKAITVWGKTNDQGNMWHQAQVNLVTTKTFQIIIEGQRGSHEQTEIAVDDIFLRYGFCEDLLEMTTNAPVTLNYQQHSIWPQISGSLPPTPQSKVTRGQWVLTATKLSPEDIWPQMTNPSQTSAKPKVKAQSQNQASAFLTSRPRFSTLQPATLKTPSCAENSHFTTCIPECSPTCAYLHGSPHCSGNICTAGCVCNDGFVQKGKYCVPIQECGCVDSDGFKHNFNEVWYTNHCSQKCECNGDRGSGAVNCHDEGCDDDEVCLQSEMGQYYCTSTDFSECTIEGDPEYKTFDKMKHDFKGKHLYVLVRTKNLPSNLPEIYIEGTNACGDNDRETIKGEGSQSGEEDDESSQHQMEQFQELKVKVYNHTVALKPKRKVFVDGQQINIPVSPAPGLNINEQSSRIFLRTDFGFGVDLSSRCKAEIILPHFYKSRVEGLCGNFDGRKRNDRVKSDGTMAKSIDEFGESWRV; translated from the exons ATGCTTGGATCCATCCATGCAGAGCTGTTGATCACAGTGGCTCTGGTTTTCCTGGCTCACTTGGGGACTAAATGCAG AGCTGCAGGTGACATATCAAGTACTCTACATGAATGGAGTGGAAAGTCAG CCTATGTTGTGCAGTGTTTCTCAAACCAACAAATGACTTGTGATTGGACAAGCAGCCAAAGAACGG ttctggggGGTGTAATTAACACTTTGGAGAGTCATCCATTGGACTTAAAGGGCGAGTACTGTCTGGAATTCTGGTATCTGATACCAGTTGCATCTCAGGGTTCTGAGCTCCGTGCTCTAATCAAAAGCAGCACTGGTTTTGTAGAAATCTGGACATCCCCTGCCCTTCCAAGAGATGCATGGAAACAAGTGTCAGTATCCCTGACTGCCTCTGAACCAGGCATTCAG ATTGTGTTTGAAGCTGTTCCACCAATGTTTCTAGACTGGACTACAATGAGACAGATGACTGTCAGAAGCGGTTTATGTG TAAATGCAGTTGAGGTCTTAACAACACCAACTCCAAAAATTCAACAACCAGATCAGACAT TGTGTCCACTTAACTGTGATTTTGATGTTAACATTTGTGGATGGGAGCAGCTAATTGAGAACAATTTTGATTGGACAAGACATTCTGGACCCACTAATCCAAATCTAGCGGGACTAAATAATGACCACACCACTGGAG CTGGTTTTTACATGCATATTGAGGGTGATGGCATTACCCATGGAGACTCTGCTCGATTGAGGAGTTCAGTGTGCCATTATAATGGTCCCCTCTGCTTGCATTTCTGGTACTACGTGTACAGTTCAACTTCAAGTGTAGCTCTAAGTAGCTACCTGCTTCAGAATGATAGAGCAATGAAGCTTTGGTCTGTGACAAACAACCAGGGATCCGAATGGCATTTGGCTAATGTTGATGTCAAAGTCTCAAGTCCATTTCAA ATAATCATTGAGGGAATAAAAGGCTCTGATGCCCTCTCTGACATTGCTGTAGATGACATATCAATCACTTTAGGCTCATGTTCAG ATGCCAACCAAGCTGCAAATAGTTATCCATTAACTACTGCAGAAGTGCACTATTCACACTCAA TTTGCAGTCTTGACTGTAGCTTTACCAACGATCTATGTACCTGGAGTCAAATGACCACAGATGCTTTTGAATGGACAAGAAGCAATGGTTCATCAACAGCACTGGCTTTTCCTGCTGACACTG GAGATGATCATTTTCTCCATATTGAGTCCATTAGTGCAACATGGGGTGATGCGGCTCGTCTAATAAGCTCGGAGTGTTCAGATACTGGCACTCACTGTCTTCAGTTTTGGTACAACATGCATGGTTCAGCAAGCACTGTGGGCCTATACATTTACCTACTTCAGAATGGTGCCGCTGATCTTGTTTGGAAAAGCAACATCCAAGACAATATGTGGCACTTGACTCAAGTGGACTTGGACACCACACAAGTGTTTAAG gtaatgatcgAGGGACTCAAAGGTTCTGATGAGCAGTCTGATGTTGCAATTGATGAAGTAAAGCTCAAGTCTGGACCATGCTCGG GTTTAAGTGAACATACTGAAAACACGGCGACAACAATTCTCCCAACAGTGGAACGACCAACAGCTCCAGAAGTAACCCCAGTGTCTACCACCTCCATGGTCTCCCCCATTGCCCACGTAACAAATAAAATTCCAGAGCCCCCTGTGCTCCAAGCTGTTACTGAGAAACCGTTAATAACTGTGCCAAACAGCACCACAACAGTCCCAGTGGTCCATCCCATTTTCAACACAACTGTGGAATCTCTGAACAAAACTGACG GATGCAATCTGGACTGTGATTTTGACACCAACTTGTGTCAGTGGAGTCAGCTGCTCACTGATGTGTTTGATTGGAAGAGGCATAGTGGACCCACTTCTACTTCTAAAACTGGTCCAACTTCAGATCACACAACAGGAG gagGCCATTACCTTTACATTGAATCCCAGAATACCACACTGGGTGACACTGCTCGTCTCATCAGCTCAGAATGTTCAATTGCTGGCCCTCATTGTCTGCAGTTCTGGTACCATATGTATGGTTCAGCAAATACTATGGGCCTACATGTTTACCTGCTCCAGAACAGTGTTGCCAATACCATTTGGCGGAAAAGGAACAACCAAGGTGATCTTTGGCGTTTGGCTCAAGTAGACTTAAACACACCACAACAATTTCAG TTGATCATTGAAGGACGAAGAGGTTCTAATGAGCAGTCGGATGTGGCCATTGATGATGTGAAGCTTTATTCTAGAAGTTGCTCAG GTCCAGGTGGACATTTGTCACCACATCCAACTCGACCTGATTTAATGACATCAGCTCCCCTGACTGTATCTACCACAATGGTCCCCAAAACCCCTTTGATCCCTGTAACAAATAAAGCACCAGAGCCCACTGTGCTCAAAGTTGTAACTGAAACAATGATGCCTGTGCTCAACGCCACCACGCAGGCGCCTCCGGCGGTCCAGCCTGTGCTCAACGCCACCACGCAGGCGCCTCCGGCGGTCCAGCCTGTGCTCAACGCCACCACGCAGGCGCCTCCGGCGGTCCAGCCTGTGCTCAACGCCACCACGCAGGCGCCTCCGGCGGTCCAGCCTGTGCTCAACGCCACCACGCAGGCGCCTCCGGCGGTCCAGCCTGTGCTCAACGCCACCACGCAGGCGCCTCCGGCGGTCCAGCCTGTGCTCAACGCCACCACGCAGGCGCCTCCGGCGGTCCAGCCTGTGCTCAACGCCACCACGCAGGCGCCTCCGGCGGTCCAGCCTGTGCTCAACGCCACCACGCAGGCGCCTCCGGCGGTCCAGCCTGTGCTCAACGCCACCACGCAGGCGCCTCCGGCGGTCCAGCCTGTGCTCAACGCCACCACGCAGGCGCCTCCGGCGGTCCAGCCTGTGCTCAACGCCACCACGCAGGCGCCTCCGGCGGTCCAGCCTGTGCTCAACGCCACCACGCAGGCGCCTCCGGCGGTCCAGCCTGTGCTCAACGCCACCACGCAGGCGCCTCCGGCGGTCCAGCCTGTGCTCAACGCCACCACGCAGGCGCCTCCGGCGGTCCAGCCTGTGCTCAACGCCACCACGCAGGCGCCTCCGGCGGTCCAGCCTGTGCTCAACGCCACCACGCAGGCGCCTCCGGCGGTCCAGCCTGTGCTCAACGCCACCACGCAGGCGCCTCCGGCGGTCCAGCCTGTGCTCAACGCCACCACAATGTTGCCAGTTCAAAACTATG GATGCAATCTGGACTGTGATTTTGACACCAACTTCTGTCAGTGGAGTCAGCTGCTCACTGTGTTTGATTGGAAGAGGCATAGTGGGCCCATTTCTACAACTGGTCCAACTTCAGATCACACAACAGGAG GAGGCCATTACCTTTACATTGAATCCCAGAATACCACACTGGGTGACACTGCTCGTCTCATCAGCTCAGAATGTTCAATTACTGGCCCTCATTGTCTGCAGTTCTGGTACTATATGTATGGTTCAGCAAATACTATGGGCCTACATGTTTACCTGCTCCACAACGGTGTTGCAAATGCCATTTGGGAAAAAGGGAGCAACCAAGGCAATCTTTGGCTTTTGGCTCAAGTAGACTTAAACACACCACAACAATTTCAG TTGATCATCGAAGGACGAAGAGGTTCTAATGAGCAGTCGGATGTGGCCATTGATGATGTGAAGCTTTATTCTAGAAGTTGCTCAG GTCCAAATGGAAATTTGTCATCACATCCAACGCGACCTGATTTAATGACATCAGCTCCCCTGACTGTATCAACCACAGTGGTCCCCAAAACCCCTTTGCTCCCTGTAACAAATAAAGCACCAGAGCCCACTGTGCTCAAAGTTGTAACTGAAACACTGATGCCTGTGCTCAACGCCACCACGCAGGCGCCTCCGGCGGTCCAGCCTGTGCTCAACGCCACCACGCAGGCGCCTCCGGCGGTCCAGCCTGTGCTCAACGCCACAACGCAGGCGCCTCCGGCGGTCCAGCCTGTGCTCAACGCCACCACGCAGGCGCCTCCGGCGGTCCAGCCTGTGCTCAACGCCACCACGCAGGCGCCGGAAAGCTATG GATGCAATCTGGACTGTGATTTTGACACAAACTTGTGTCAGTGGAGTCAGCTGCTCACTGATGTGTTTGATTGGAAGAGGCGTAGTGGACCCACTACTTCTAAAACTGGTCCAACTTCAGATCACGCAACAGGAG gagGCCATTACCTTTACATTGAATCACAGAATACCACACTGGGTAACACTGCTCGTCTCATCAGCTCAGAATGTTCAATTACTGGCCCTCATTGTCTGCAGTTCTGGTACCATATGTATGGTTCAGCAAATACTATGGGCCTACAAGTTTACCTGCTCCAGAACAGTGTTGCCAATACCATTTGGCGGAAAAGGAACAACCAAGGTGATCTTTGGCGTTTGGCTCATGTAGACTTAAACATGAGAGGGCAATTTCAA TTAATCATTGAAGGACGAAGAGGTTCCAGTGAGCAGTCGGATGTGGCCATTGATGACTTGAAGCTTTCTATTGGAAGTTGCTCAG GTCAAAATTTTGCACCAAGTCCAACTCAACCTGAGCTACCAACCTCCGCTTCCCTGACTGTGCTAGTACCTACAACAGTGGACGCTAAACCCCCTATGCTCACTGAGGCAAATGAGGCACCAAAGCCCACTGCACTCCAAGTTGTAACAGAAACTCCATGGATAACTGTGGGCACCACCACCACTCAGGTGCCGGTGGGCCACCCGGGGCTCAATGCCTCCACGGCGACTCCAGCGGGCCACCCGGGGCTCAATGCCTCCACGGCGACTCCAGCGGGCCACCCGGGGCTCAATGCCTCCACGGCGACTCCAGCGGGCCACCCGGGGCTCAATGCCTCCACGGCGACTCCAGCGGGCCACCCGGGGCTCAATGCCTCCACGGCGACTCCAGCGGGCCACCCGGGGCTCAATGCCTCCACGGCGACTCCAGCGGGCCACCCGGGGCTCAATGCCTCCACGGCGACTCCAGCGGGCCACCCGGGGCTCAATGCCTCCACGGCGACTCCAGCGGGCCACCCGGGGCTCAATGCCTCCACGGCGACTCCAGCGGGCCACCCGGGGCTCAATGCCTCCACGGCGACTCCAGCGGGCCACCCGGGGCTCAATGCCTCCACGGCGACTCCAGCGGGCCACCCGGGGCTCAATGCCTCCACGGCGACTCCAGCGGGCCACCCGGGGCTCAATGCCTCCACGGCGACTCCAGCGGGCCACCCGGGGCTCAATGCCTCCACGGCGACTCCAGCGGGCCACCCGGGGCTCAATGCCTCCACGGCGACTCCAGCGGGCCACCCGGGGCTCAATGCCTCCACGGCGACTCCAGCGGGCCACCCGGGGCTCAATGCCTCCACGGCGACTCCAGCGGGCCACCCGGGGCTCAATGCCTCCACGGCGACTCCATCAGAGCTTCCAG gatGCCTACTTGACTGCAATTTTGACATAAACTTTTGTCAATGGAGTCAGCTGCTGAATGTATTTGACTGGGAAAGGTATACTGGATCTCCTACTAAAAACTTTAGTCCCCTTTCAGATCACAGAACAGAAG GTCAtatctacattaaaacaaacaaaacgacAGTGGGTGAAACTTCTCGTCTCATCAGCACAAAGTGTTCAAATACTGGCCCTCAGTGTCTTCAATTTTTGTACCATATGCATGGCTCTTCTGACACAATGGGTCTCCAAGTATATCTTCTTCAGGACAGCAAAGCAAtcactgtgtgggggaaaacaaaTGATCAAGGCAACATGTGGCACCAAGCTCAAGTAAACCTAGTAACAACTAAGACATTCCAG ATCATTATTGAGGGACAAAGAGGTTCGCATGAACAGACTGAAATTGCCGTCGATGACATTTTCCTTCGTTATGGGTTCTGTGAAG ACCTGCTTGAAATGACAACTAATGCTCCAGTTACCTTGAACTATCAACAACACTCTATATGGCCACAAATAAGTGGCTCTCTACCTCCAACCCCTCAAAGTAAAGTGACTAGGGGTCAGTGGGTTTTGACTGCAACTAAATTATCTCCAGAGGACATCTGGCCACAAATGACAAATCCATCTCAAACCAGTGCTAAACCAAAGGTTAAAGCACAATCTCAAAATCAAGCCTCAGCCTTTTTGACATCCAGACCACGTTTCTCAACTTTGCAACCAGCAACACTTAAAA CACCATCTTGTGCAGAGAACAGCCATTTCACTACTTGCATTCCTGAATGCAGTCCAACTTGTGCCTACCTTCATGGCTCACCACACTGCAGTGGCAACATCTGCACTGCAGGATGTGTATGTAATGATGGCTTTGTACAAAAAGGGAAGTATTGTGTGCCTATACAAGAGTGTGGCTGTGTGGACAGTGATGGCTTCAAACATAAT TTCAATGAAGTGTGGTACACCAATCACTGCAGTCAGAAATGTGAGTGTAATGGTGATCGTGGCAGTGGGGCTGTTAACTGTCATGATGAGGGATGTGATGACGACGAAGTTTGTCTGCAAAGTGAAATGGGCCAGTATTACTGCACATCTACAG ACTTCAGTGAGTGCACAATCGAGGGGGACCCAGAGTACAAAACGTTTGATAAAATGAAGCATGACTTTAAAGGGAAGCACTTGTATGTGCTGGTCAGGACCAAAAACCTGCCAAGTAACCTTCCAGAAATCTACATAGAGGGTACCAATGCATGTGGTGACAATGACCGTGAAACAATTAAGGGTGAAGGCAGCCAGTCCGGTGAAGAGGATGATGAAAGCAGTCAACATCAAATGGAACAATTTCAAGAGCTTAAAGTTAAAGTGTACAACCACACTGTGGCACTCAAGCCCAAACGCAAGGTGTTT GTGGATGGACAACAAATTAATATTCCAGTCTCTCCAGCTCCTGGCCTGAACATCAATGAGCAATCCTCTCGTATTTTCCTGAGAACTGACTTTGGTTTTGGTGTGGACTTAAGTTCACGCTGCAAAGCAG AAATCATTTTACCACATTTCTACAAGAGCAGGGTGGAGGGCTTGTGCGGAAACTTTGACGGCCGAAAAAGGAATGACAGAGTGAAGTCTGATGGAACTATGGCAAAGAGCATTGACGAATTTGGAGAAAGCTGGAGAGTTTGA